One genomic segment of Nodularia sp. LEGE 06071 includes these proteins:
- the fraC gene encoding filament integrity protein FraC, which produces MLGLGDIAIPRILPVGLILVEFLFLLTAIPIEAYVLNKRLKFDKKTSMFYAISINLFSSTIGWMIFFFLEPILPVNLKSELISYIFFHNFRSSNTQALLIFTGFIIFFITFFMKFFLLRFFVISLKEDLPKLYEKTPENNRLQWRRTSIARLQNTNLVTTILIANSLSYSTISMIILLTRK; this is translated from the coding sequence ATGCTTGGACTTGGAGATATCGCTATTCCTAGAATCCTGCCTGTCGGTTTAATTTTGGTGGAATTTTTGTTTTTACTAACTGCTATTCCCATAGAAGCATACGTTTTGAACAAGAGGCTGAAGTTTGACAAAAAAACTAGTATGTTTTATGCCATATCTATCAATCTTTTTTCCAGCACTATTGGTTGGATGATATTTTTTTTCCTAGAACCAATATTACCTGTAAATTTAAAATCAGAATTAATTAGTTACATATTTTTTCATAATTTCAGATCAAGCAATACACAAGCTCTGCTGATATTCACAGGTTTTATAATTTTCTTTATCACATTCTTCATGAAATTCTTTCTTTTAAGATTTTTCGTGATTTCCTTAAAAGAAGACCTGCCAAAACTATATGAGAAAACACCAGAAAATAATCGATTACAATGGCGGCGCACTAGCATTGCTCGATTGCAAAATACAAATTTAGTTACGACTATATTAATCGCCAACTCGCTGAGTTACAGTACCATTAGCATGATTATATTATTGACCCGTAAGTAG
- the fraD gene encoding septal junction protein FraD: protein MQTLFKDALVFLKFFTGIYEGIRKFLLPPKAYSWQTFIYLSAYSWTLSFLAVGYVKSVIAFLGWLFLIAGTAWYTTDDPLRVPGTFMPVGAVITGFLVSVFAFGNPEDVITPRTIILWPTISAIITALPDFIEGTDIKTTAKIPKPEIREKIIVLVASCMLLSCWIQFYFVMENWLTQYPSLLTDNFERSTFVVRMAEPNIELTLEPETETQTKPEVQKVPENGVAILDQLQIRVEQELNKTPWSQVERWLLDATKEVTNLGNQIKNQQLGQYEERKLWRVEPRVANIKSGYVLDLLSIWDGPSSNPKGYYLQKSCRIEPIAVSTTTSQATTSPVDEKNTVAEIECDRLSKFIAGAPPARR, encoded by the coding sequence ATGCAAACATTATTTAAAGATGCTTTGGTATTTTTAAAGTTCTTTACAGGAATTTATGAGGGAATTAGAAAATTTTTACTTCCACCAAAAGCTTATTCCTGGCAGACATTTATTTATTTGAGTGCTTATTCTTGGACACTTTCATTTTTGGCTGTAGGTTATGTCAAAAGTGTAATTGCATTTTTAGGATGGTTATTTTTAATTGCTGGTACAGCCTGGTATACTACTGATGATCCTTTAAGAGTTCCTGGGACTTTTATGCCAGTGGGAGCGGTAATCACTGGATTTTTAGTTAGTGTTTTTGCCTTTGGTAATCCAGAGGATGTAATTACACCAAGAACAATTATTCTCTGGCCAACAATATCTGCAATCATTACAGCGCTGCCTGATTTTATTGAAGGTACTGATATCAAGACTACAGCAAAAATTCCTAAACCAGAAATTCGGGAAAAAATCATAGTTTTGGTAGCTAGCTGTATGCTACTCAGTTGCTGGATTCAGTTTTACTTTGTCATGGAAAATTGGTTAACACAATATCCCAGCTTACTCACAGATAATTTTGAGCGTAGTACCTTTGTTGTCAGAATGGCAGAACCGAATATAGAACTAACATTAGAACCAGAAACAGAAACACAGACAAAACCAGAAGTCCAAAAAGTCCCAGAAAATGGTGTAGCCATTCTCGATCAATTGCAAATCAGAGTAGAACAAGAATTAAATAAAACACCTTGGTCACAAGTGGAAAGATGGTTGCTAGACGCAACAAAGGAAGTAACAAACTTGGGGAATCAAATCAAAAATCAGCAATTAGGACAATATGAAGAACGAAAATTATGGCGTGTTGAACCGCGCGTGGCTAATATTAAGTCTGGATATGTATTAGATTTACTCAGTATCTGGGATGGACCTAGTTCTAATCCCAAGGGGTATTATCTGCAAAAATCTTGTCGGATTGAACCCATCGCAGTATCTACAACAACTTCTCAAGCCACTACCAGCCCAGTAGACGAGAAAAACACAGTCGCGGAAATTGAATGCGATCGCTTGAGTAAATTCATTGCGGGTGCGCCACCAGCGAGGCGGTGA
- a CDS encoding ABC transporter permease, whose product MNFARVVVIAKNVFQEMVRDRILYIIGFYALTLAIGLRVLPEFAAATEDKMFLDFGLAIMNVVTLIVAIFVGTGLVNKEIDKRTILVLIAKPVSRSEIIFGKFLGLSTVLAVIVAAMTVIYLGFLQIGNIPHSVLSIVIAGGFLILQLSLITAVAITFGVFTSSLLAVTLTFAVYLMGNITPDLVNLGRLSKSPVIERITQGLYLILPDLSRLDFKNDAVYGLRALPDATALTSNVVYGLCYSFMLLAIANVVFSRREF is encoded by the coding sequence ATGAATTTTGCCAGAGTTGTTGTAATAGCTAAGAACGTATTTCAGGAAATGGTGCGCGATCGCATTCTGTATATAATCGGGTTTTATGCGCTGACACTCGCGATCGGTCTGCGCGTATTACCGGAATTTGCCGCAGCGACTGAAGATAAAATGTTTCTAGACTTTGGTCTAGCAATCATGAATGTTGTGACTTTAATTGTGGCCATTTTCGTAGGTACGGGACTGGTTAATAAAGAAATTGATAAACGGACTATTTTGGTATTAATTGCCAAACCTGTCAGCCGCAGCGAAATTATTTTTGGTAAATTCTTGGGTTTATCCACTGTGCTGGCTGTAATTGTAGCCGCCATGACCGTAATTTATTTGGGATTTTTGCAGATTGGGAATATTCCTCATTCAGTACTCAGCATTGTAATTGCGGGCGGTTTTTTAATTTTGCAGTTATCTTTAATCACCGCTGTGGCTATTACCTTCGGTGTATTTACTAGTTCTTTGTTAGCGGTAACCTTAACATTTGCAGTGTACTTAATGGGAAATATTACTCCCGATTTAGTCAATCTGGGTCGTCTCAGCAAGAGTCCTGTGATTGAACGCATCACTCAAGGCTTGTACCTGATTTTGCCAGATTTATCGCGATTAGATTTCAAAAATGATGCAGTTTATGGCTTACGAGCCTTACCTGATGCCACTGCACTGACTAGCAATGTAGTCTATGGCTTATGTTACAGTTTCATGCTGTTGGCGATCGCTAATGTTGTCTTCTCGCGACGTGAGTTTTGA
- a CDS encoding pentapeptide repeat-containing protein codes for MKNYADKQELILSQIKDKFCQRRDFSGCDFSGIDLSAVDLSGVNLMRADLTGANLSGSNLTDTKLNGANLIQANLCRANLSQADLSSANLYQADLSYANLCGSSLRRTQCSHTNLWGASLCDADLTEADLSDATLIEASLNEANLFRANLTGAKLCGATLVEANLTQVNFTNADLTSTNLTQANLTAANLWETKISYAKLRDTIMPDGTIRAPEMIISH; via the coding sequence ATGAAAAATTATGCTGACAAACAGGAATTAATATTAAGCCAAATCAAAGATAAATTTTGTCAGCGTCGAGATTTCAGTGGATGTGACTTCAGCGGAATTGACTTGAGCGCTGTTGATTTAAGCGGTGTTAACTTGATGAGAGCAGACTTAACTGGGGCGAATTTGTCTGGTTCTAACCTGACTGATACTAAACTCAATGGGGCAAATTTAATCCAAGCTAATTTGTGTAGAGCTAATTTATCTCAGGCTGATTTGTCGTCAGCTAATTTATATCAGGCTGATTTAAGCTATGCGAATTTGTGTGGTTCCAGCTTACGACGGACGCAATGCAGCCATACTAACCTTTGGGGAGCTTCTTTATGTGATGCAGATTTAACTGAAGCTGACCTGAGCGATGCTACATTAATTGAAGCATCCTTGAATGAGGCTAACTTATTTAGAGCCAATCTCACAGGAGCAAAGCTATGTGGAGCTACCTTGGTAGAAGCTAATTTAACTCAGGTCAACTTCACTAATGCAGACCTGACATCGACAAATTTAACTCAGGCTAACTTGACTGCGGCGAATCTTTGGGAAACAAAAATCAGTTATGCTAAGTTGCGGGACACTATTATGCCTGATGGTACAATTCGCGCCCCTGAGATGATTATTAGTCATTAG
- a CDS encoding PAS domain S-box protein, giving the protein MQDQKNIDDHLADQELYDAPDSNAKIGTVEEGMILQLADGSMPVCNHMAERILGLTAEEIHGWNSPESSWRFVHQNGTPLTEVTHPAMVALRTGQPCWNFVVGLDKPNTDLIWLLMNSQPLFLAQETSAYAVVYTFSEITQQQAEGIKRDIVTQDISQNQKLNTAQKTADVEMARQLSENEPKFTKLLDSNIIGIVLADFEKIIEANDIFLQMVGYTREDLLTTGISWRQITPLEYQHLDENALQELLPFGTFTPFEKQYIRKDGSLIPILIGGAILQQSPPNCVCFVMDLSDRQKTQNSLRDVIQRLTFHEENSPLGVIEWDDEFRISRWSPAAEKLFGWSAKEVMGKKFDDWQFVFEEDIEIVQDVFSRSFNCKETQVIARNRNYTKNGSVVHCEWYNSVLCDESGKLISVLSQVLDVTERKQVEAALRESEALFRQMADTSPTLIWMSDTSSLCCYFNQPWLEFTGRTMEQEMGQGWAKGVHPEDSQRCFETYINAFNARQEFRMEYRLKHCDGKYRWILDIGIPRFTSEGIFLGYIGSCIDISDRKQVEVERERMLARSQEYTRQLNGLMEAALAINSALSMEEVIRIITEQAREIIGAHQGFTTMTIDDECANLISWASFSDKYAAWRDQHQHLDGLGIDASIRLINRSVRMTQTELEAHPQWQKFSKQIDNRPPMRGCLAAPLIGRNYHNMGLIQLSDKYQDEFTKEDEAIIVQLAQMASIAIENTRLYEAEQQARTQAEEANCIKDEFLAVLSHELRSPLNPILGWSKLLQSRKFDEKKTVTALATIERNARLQAQLIEDLLDVSRILQGKLTLNVDQVDLEWTISVAMETVRLAAEAKSIQLKFLSDTDSTALVMGDPNRLQQVFWNLLSNAVKFTPPGGRVQICLESIDDNIQIQVMDTGKGIDPKFLSHVFDYFRQADSATTRKFGGLGLGLAIVRQLVELHGGRVFADSAGEGEGATFTVQLPASQTQLITADSHSEGEMDSSLGNLEGIKILVVDDDLDSRDFICFVLEEEGAEVISVSSAIEALQTLPDSKADVLLSDIGMPEMDGYMLMRQVRTWTSEQGGKTPAIALTAYAGEYNQQQAMSAGFQMHVTKPAEPSQLVAAVARLAGKTVISH; this is encoded by the coding sequence ATGCAAGATCAAAAAAATATTGATGATCACTTGGCTGACCAGGAATTATACGATGCGCCAGATAGCAATGCAAAAATTGGTACTGTGGAAGAAGGGATGATACTTCAGTTGGCGGATGGAAGTATGCCAGTTTGTAATCATATGGCTGAACGGATTCTGGGACTGACAGCAGAGGAAATACATGGATGGAATTCCCCGGAATCTTCCTGGCGATTTGTTCACCAAAACGGAACGCCCTTGACTGAGGTAACTCATCCAGCAATGGTGGCGCTGCGTACAGGTCAGCCCTGCTGGAATTTTGTTGTTGGTTTAGATAAACCAAATACAGATTTGATCTGGTTGTTGATGAACTCGCAGCCTTTATTTCTGGCTCAGGAAACTTCTGCCTATGCAGTTGTATATACCTTTTCTGAGATTACTCAGCAACAAGCAGAGGGAATTAAAAGAGATATAGTTACCCAAGACATTAGCCAGAATCAAAAATTAAACACGGCTCAGAAAACTGCTGATGTTGAGATGGCAAGGCAATTGTCAGAAAATGAACCCAAGTTTACAAAATTGTTGGACTCTAATATTATTGGCATTGTTTTAGCAGATTTTGAAAAAATTATAGAAGCTAATGATATTTTTCTCCAAATGGTGGGTTATACCCGTGAGGATTTGCTCACAACCGGAATTAGCTGGCGACAAATAACGCCTCTGGAATATCAGCATTTGGACGAGAACGCCTTGCAAGAATTGCTGCCATTTGGCACTTTTACTCCTTTTGAAAAGCAATATATCCGTAAAGATGGGAGTCTGATTCCCATTTTGATTGGTGGGGCGATTTTGCAGCAGTCACCGCCTAATTGTGTCTGTTTTGTGATGGATTTAAGCGATCGCCAAAAAACCCAAAACTCACTGAGGGATGTGATCCAAAGACTAACTTTCCATGAAGAAAATTCACCTTTGGGAGTAATTGAGTGGGATGATGAATTTCGCATATCTCGCTGGTCACCAGCCGCCGAAAAACTTTTTGGTTGGTCAGCTAAAGAAGTGATGGGCAAAAAGTTTGACGATTGGCAGTTTGTCTTTGAGGAAGATATAGAGATAGTCCAGGACGTATTTAGCAGGTCATTTAACTGTAAAGAAACTCAGGTGATTGCCCGCAACCGCAACTATACTAAGAATGGCTCTGTGGTTCATTGTGAATGGTACAACTCAGTTTTATGTGATGAATCAGGCAAGTTGATTTCTGTGCTATCTCAGGTGCTAGATGTAACTGAACGCAAACAAGTAGAAGCGGCATTACGGGAAAGTGAAGCACTATTTCGTCAGATGGCAGATACCTCTCCGACTCTGATTTGGATGTCTGACACTAGCAGCCTTTGTTGCTACTTTAATCAGCCTTGGCTGGAGTTTACAGGACGAACAATGGAACAAGAAATGGGACAAGGTTGGGCAAAAGGAGTACATCCAGAAGATTCACAGCGCTGTTTTGAAACTTATATTAATGCGTTTAACGCCCGTCAAGAGTTCAGAATGGAATATCGGCTAAAACACTGTGACGGCAAGTATCGGTGGATTTTAGATATAGGGATTCCACGTTTCACCTCAGAAGGTATTTTTCTCGGTTACATTGGCTCATGTATTGACATTAGCGATCGCAAACAAGTCGAAGTCGAACGAGAAAGAATGCTGGCGCGATCGCAGGAATACACTAGACAACTCAACGGTTTGATGGAAGCTGCATTGGCAATCAATTCCGCACTTTCTATGGAAGAAGTCATCCGCATAATTACTGAACAAGCTCGTGAGATTATTGGCGCACACCAAGGATTTACCACCATGACTATTGATGACGAGTGTGCCAACTTGATCAGTTGGGCTTCATTCTCAGATAAGTATGCGGCATGGCGAGATCAACATCAACATCTCGATGGCTTAGGCATTGATGCCAGTATCCGCCTGATCAATCGTTCTGTGCGGATGACTCAAACTGAACTCGAAGCCCATCCCCAATGGCAAAAGTTTAGTAAGCAAATAGACAACCGTCCACCAATGCGTGGGTGCTTGGCTGCGCCTTTAATTGGACGAAATTATCACAATATGGGGCTAATTCAGTTATCAGATAAATATCAGGATGAATTTACTAAAGAAGACGAAGCCATTATTGTGCAGTTAGCGCAAATGGCATCAATCGCCATTGAAAACACTCGATTGTATGAAGCCGAACAGCAAGCCCGCACCCAAGCCGAAGAAGCCAACTGCATCAAAGATGAGTTTTTGGCTGTGCTTTCCCACGAATTACGCTCTCCCCTAAATCCCATTTTGGGTTGGTCTAAGCTTCTCCAAAGTCGCAAATTTGATGAAAAGAAAACAGTGACAGCCCTAGCCACTATTGAGCGCAACGCCCGGTTACAAGCCCAATTAATTGAAGACTTACTAGATGTCTCGCGGATTCTTCAGGGTAAACTGACGTTAAATGTGGATCAAGTGGATTTGGAATGGACAATTTCGGTGGCAATGGAAACAGTACGTTTAGCAGCAGAAGCTAAATCTATCCAGTTGAAATTTTTGTCTGACACTGATTCTACAGCTTTGGTCATGGGTGACCCCAACCGCTTACAGCAAGTTTTCTGGAATCTGCTTTCCAATGCTGTCAAATTCACTCCCCCAGGTGGGCGAGTCCAAATTTGCCTAGAAAGTATTGATGATAATATTCAGATTCAAGTCATGGATACAGGGAAAGGAATTGACCCTAAGTTTTTATCTCATGTATTTGATTACTTCCGGCAAGCAGATAGCGCCACTACCAGAAAGTTTGGCGGGTTGGGACTGGGGCTAGCAATTGTGCGACAATTAGTAGAACTCCACGGGGGGAGAGTGTTTGCCGACAGTGCGGGAGAAGGAGAAGGGGCGACTTTTACAGTGCAATTACCAGCTTCGCAAACACAATTAATCACAGCCGACAGCCACAGTGAGGGAGAAATGGACTCTAGCTTGGGCAATCTTGAAGGAATTAAAATCCTAGTTGTAGATGATGACCTGGATTCGCGAGACTTTATTTGCTTTGTTCTCGAAGAAGAAGGCGCAGAAGTTATATCAGTGTCATCGGCTATTGAAGCACTCCAAACCCTGCCAGACTCAAAGGCAGATGTCCTATTGAGTGATATTGGAATGCCGGAAATGGACGGTTATATGCTGATGCGTCAAGTTAGAACTTGGACATCAGAACAAGGGGGAAAGACACCTGCGATCGCTCTCACGGCCTATGCGGGAGAATATAATCAACAGCAAGCAATGTCAGCCGGCTTTCAGATGCACGTCACCAAGCCAGCCGAACCTTCTCAATTAGTTGCAGCCGTAGCTAGACTAGCTGGGAAAACAGTCATTAGTCATTAG
- a CDS encoding carbohydrate ABC transporter permease — protein MPKTDTKSWLDNDTFAAWTFLSPALILLSIFIIWPIAYLFYLSFTTGSFTSSGTTWVGLRNYWRLLQTPDFWQVLGNTIYFTVATVIPSLVIPLGLAVLLDKSLALRGLLRSAYFLPSIISLVAAGLGFRWLFQTDGPANAFLDLFGIAPIPWLGSTVWAMPVLIVLSIWKQLGFNMVVFLAGLQAVPPSRYEAAELDGANAWQQFWHVTLPGLRPTMIFATVTTAIFTLRSFEQVYVITGGGPLNSTNLLVYYIYQEAFAQFDFGYAAAAATVLLAVTLVFVYLQLQTWGDE, from the coding sequence ATGCCAAAAACAGATACTAAGTCCTGGTTAGATAATGATACATTTGCGGCTTGGACTTTTCTTTCCCCAGCACTGATTTTACTCAGCATCTTCATCATTTGGCCTATCGCTTATTTGTTCTACCTCAGTTTTACGACTGGAAGTTTCACCTCATCAGGTACGACTTGGGTAGGTTTGAGAAATTATTGGCGCTTGCTACAGACCCCTGATTTTTGGCAAGTTTTGGGTAACACCATTTATTTTACCGTTGCCACAGTCATTCCTAGCTTAGTGATTCCCTTGGGACTAGCAGTGCTATTAGACAAATCTCTTGCCTTGCGGGGACTGCTGCGGAGTGCCTATTTTCTGCCCTCAATTATCTCCCTGGTAGCGGCTGGTTTAGGCTTTCGCTGGCTATTTCAAACCGATGGACCAGCAAACGCATTTTTAGATTTATTTGGCATTGCACCCATTCCTTGGCTAGGAAGTACAGTTTGGGCGATGCCGGTACTAATTGTCTTGAGTATTTGGAAGCAATTGGGCTTTAATATGGTGGTATTCTTAGCAGGATTGCAAGCAGTTCCTCCCAGTCGCTATGAAGCAGCAGAATTGGATGGGGCAAATGCTTGGCAGCAGTTTTGGCACGTCACCCTGCCCGGATTGCGTCCTACGATGATATTTGCTACCGTCACCACAGCTATTTTTACATTACGCAGTTTTGAACAGGTTTATGTAATTACAGGTGGTGGACCCCTCAATTCTACCAACTTGCTGGTTTACTACATTTACCAAGAAGCATTCGCACAATTTGATTTTGGTTACGCCGCCGCAGCCGCCACAGTATTGTTAGCCGTTACCTTAGTCTTTGTGTATTTGCAGTTACAAACTTGGGGCGATGAGTAA
- the purN gene encoding phosphoribosylglycinamide formyltransferase, which yields MTLRPDSTVSLVAPSLSNCPSSQSTPLKLGIMASGSGSNFEAVAQAIANEQLNAQIQVLVYNNPLAKAPIRAANRGVEAVLLNHRDYTSREAFDQQIVKTLQQYDVDWVIMAGWMRLVTPVLIDAFTDKIINIHPSLLPSFKGINAVEQALASGVKITGCTVHLVCLEVDSGPILIQAAVPIFPDDTSETLHARIQIQEHRILPQAIALAAAREISPNNY from the coding sequence ATGACTCTCCGCCCTGATTCTACCGTTAGCCTGGTTGCTCCTAGTCTGAGCAATTGCCCATCTTCCCAAAGCACTCCTTTAAAACTGGGGATTATGGCTTCTGGTAGTGGCAGTAATTTTGAAGCTGTTGCTCAAGCGATCGCCAATGAGCAATTAAACGCTCAAATTCAAGTTTTAGTTTATAATAACCCCTTAGCGAAAGCTCCTATCCGGGCGGCTAATAGAGGTGTGGAAGCTGTCTTATTAAATCACCGCGATTACACCAGCCGGGAAGCATTTGATCAGCAAATTGTCAAGACTTTGCAGCAGTATGATGTTGATTGGGTAATTATGGCTGGTTGGATGCGTTTGGTGACACCAGTGTTAATTGATGCCTTTACAGACAAGATCATTAATATTCATCCCAGTTTGTTGCCGAGTTTTAAAGGTATTAATGCTGTAGAACAAGCTTTAGCATCTGGAGTCAAAATTACTGGCTGTACAGTACATTTAGTGTGTTTGGAAGTAGACAGCGGCCCGATATTAATCCAAGCAGCTGTGCCGATTTTCCCAGACGACACATCCGAAACACTCCATGCCAGGATTCAAATTCAGGAACATCGAATTTTACCACAGGCGATCGCCCTAGCTGCGGCACGGGAAATCAGTCCAAATAATTACTAA
- a CDS encoding DUF4351 domain-containing protein — translation MNFQPEERIKVKLECLRMLVTLQLNPAKIELISGFIDTYLKLNTTEEQELNSELHQANLIEEEKIMEIVTSWMEKGIEKGIEQGEQKIVKKLLKRRFNDIPPAIESRINELSSPQIESLADAIFDLQTLDDLINWLEQQG, via the coding sequence ATGAACTTTCAACCAGAAGAGAGAATTAAAGTTAAGCTAGAATGCTTAAGGATGTTAGTTACGCTGCAATTAAACCCTGCTAAAATAGAATTAATTTCTGGTTTTATTGACACCTATCTAAAATTAAACACAACTGAAGAGCAAGAATTAAACTCTGAACTACACCAAGCTAATTTAATTGAAGAGGAAAAAATCATGGAAATAGTGACTAGTTGGATGGAAAAGGGCATTGAAAAGGGCATTGAACAAGGAGAACAAAAAATTGTTAAAAAACTACTAAAGCGGCGATTTAATGATATTCCCCCTGCTATAGAAAGCCGAATTAATGAATTATCTTCACCACAAATCGAAAGTCTAGCAGACGCAATTTTTGATTTGCAAACTTTAGATGACTTAATCAACTGGTTAGAGCAACAAGGGTAA
- a CDS encoding type II CAAX prenyl endopeptidase Rce1 family protein: protein MVEQQNQEPEIPNLTRTQVLVAMGVTAILLWIVAKVWLTYGNFYLLRWYWSATDVFLGLGLGLIIIALSGLAYRFYPAYRQSADYYLDIVLKPLALPDLIWLGLLPALSEELLFRGVMLPALGLDNVAVIVSSLAFGILHLSGPQQWPYVIWATIIGLMLGFSALLTGNLLVPIVAHMITNWISGFFWKFNQMKSA from the coding sequence GTGGTTGAACAACAAAATCAAGAACCAGAAATTCCCAACTTGACACGCACCCAAGTATTAGTAGCTATGGGAGTGACTGCAATCCTATTATGGATAGTCGCCAAAGTATGGTTAACCTATGGCAATTTTTACTTATTAAGATGGTACTGGTCAGCAACAGATGTATTCTTAGGATTAGGGCTAGGGTTGATCATCATCGCCTTAAGTGGTTTAGCTTATCGCTTTTACCCTGCCTATCGTCAAAGCGCCGATTATTATCTGGACATAGTACTCAAGCCTTTAGCTTTACCCGATTTGATTTGGCTGGGCTTACTCCCGGCGTTAAGTGAAGAACTTTTATTTCGGGGTGTGATGCTGCCAGCTTTAGGCTTAGATAATGTAGCTGTGATTGTCTCTAGTCTAGCCTTTGGTATTTTGCATCTCAGTGGTCCCCAACAATGGCCTTATGTGATTTGGGCAACTATCATTGGCTTAATGCTGGGGTTTAGTGCCTTGTTAACTGGTAACTTGTTAGTGCCAATTGTTGCCCACATGATCACAAATTGGATTTCTGGTTTTTTTTGGAAGTTCAACCAAATGAAAAGTGCTTAA
- a CDS encoding DUF3326 domain-containing protein — protein MQRPYTAILIIPTGVGAAIGGYAGDALPVARVISQVCDRLITHPNVLNGASLYWNLPNTLYVEGYGLDKFASGCWGLRPVRNNKIGLLLDQGIEPELQLRHLQAADAARATLGLTLTDYVVTDAPLNVELRTSASGASWGTIGNPDSLLRAAEILINKAGADAIAVVARFPDNMDEQAVQNYRQGQGVDPLAGAEAVISHLIVRTFKIPCAHAPALASAPPEPNLSPRSAAEELGYTFLPCVLVGLSRAPQFIIEKHSMTALADDIWADQVDCAIAPANACGSSALMSLNQRRCQIITVAENKTLIQVPAEALGITSIRVNSYLEAVGVLVAHKAGINPAALSPKISSLKPVIM, from the coding sequence ATGCAACGTCCTTATACGGCTATTTTAATTATACCTACTGGGGTGGGGGCGGCGATTGGCGGTTATGCGGGTGATGCTTTGCCTGTAGCTAGAGTTATATCACAGGTGTGCGATCGCCTAATTACTCACCCCAATGTCCTCAATGGTGCAAGTTTGTATTGGAACCTCCCTAACACGCTGTATGTGGAAGGTTACGGACTGGACAAATTCGCCTCTGGATGCTGGGGTTTACGCCCGGTGCGGAATAATAAAATCGGGTTGCTTTTAGACCAAGGTATTGAACCAGAATTACAACTGCGACACCTCCAAGCAGCCGACGCAGCCAGGGCTACCCTGGGTTTAACTCTCACAGATTATGTAGTTACTGATGCACCTTTAAACGTAGAATTACGCACATCAGCATCAGGGGCTAGTTGGGGAACAATTGGCAACCCTGACAGTTTACTCAGGGCGGCGGAAATATTAATTAACAAAGCCGGGGCGGATGCGATCGCAGTTGTCGCCCGTTTCCCCGATAATATGGATGAACAAGCAGTACAAAACTATCGTCAAGGCCAAGGTGTAGACCCTTTAGCGGGTGCAGAAGCCGTAATTAGCCATTTAATCGTCCGCACCTTCAAAATTCCCTGCGCCCATGCTCCAGCCTTAGCCAGCGCCCCCCCAGAACCGAATTTATCGCCTCGTTCGGCTGCGGAAGAATTAGGTTATACTTTTTTACCATGTGTGCTTGTGGGTTTGAGTCGCGCCCCACAATTTATTATAGAAAAACACTCAATGACAGCTTTAGCAGATGATATTTGGGCGGATCAAGTGGATTGTGCGATCGCACCTGCAAATGCTTGTGGTAGTAGTGCCTTAATGAGTTTAAACCAAAGGCGATGCCAAATTATCACTGTGGCAGAAAATAAAACTCTCATCCAGGTTCCCGCCGAAGCTTTAGGAATCACATCGATACGGGTAAACTCATATTTAGAGGCAGTAGGTGTATTAGTAGCCCACAAAGCTGGGATAAATCCCGCCGCCCTCAGTCCGAAAATATCCTCATTAAAGCCAGTTATTATGTAA
- a CDS encoding 2Fe-2S iron-sulfur cluster-binding protein, giving the protein MSNTYTVEINHQGQIYTLQVPEDETILSVAETAGLGFPNSCNAGVCTTCAGLITEGTVDQSDCMGVSSELQKQGYALLCVSYPRSDLKIETEKEDIVYQLQFGKG; this is encoded by the coding sequence ATGTCCAACACTTACACCGTTGAAATTAACCACCAAGGCCAAATTTATACTTTACAAGTTCCTGAAGATGAAACAATCTTATCAGTGGCTGAAACTGCTGGTCTAGGTTTTCCCAATTCTTGTAATGCAGGAGTTTGTACAACTTGCGCTGGTCTAATTACTGAGGGAACCGTAGACCAAAGTGATTGTATGGGCGTTAGTTCAGAACTCCAAAAACAAGGTTATGCTTTGCTTTGTGTTTCTTATCCCCGTTCTGATTTGAAAATTGAGACGGAAAAGGAAGATATCGTTTATCAATTGCAGTTTGGTAAAGGCTAA